The following proteins are encoded in a genomic region of Methanoculleus oceani:
- a CDS encoding tetratricopeptide repeat protein, producing the protein MPRLVTPEIPGKGDDRTASRAYTDVIVENLQDPAALNNRGVALERQGRYEEALAAFSAALLYDNDDVYAWNNRAVILTRLDRPQEAVLACRQALAIDRSCIFAWVTYGMVLGRLGNYQEAEHVLAVAEDLDPQARALYPGNSTMTRA; encoded by the coding sequence ATGCCCCGATTGGTTACACCGGAGATACCCGGTAAGGGTGATGACAGAACTGCGTCCCGGGCGTACACCGACGTCATTGTAGAGAACCTGCAGGACCCGGCGGCCCTGAACAACAGGGGCGTGGCGCTTGAGAGGCAGGGTCGCTACGAGGAGGCCCTCGCTGCATTCAGTGCGGCGCTTCTCTACGACAACGATGACGTCTACGCCTGGAACAACCGGGCAGTGATCCTCACCCGGCTCGACCGCCCCCAGGAAGCGGTGCTTGCGTGCAGACAGGCGCTCGCGATCGACCGGTCGTGCATCTTCGCCTGGGTTACCTACGGCATGGTGCTCGGCAGGCTCGGGAATTACCAGGAGGCCGAACACGTCCTTGCGGTGGCAGAAGACCTCGACCCGCAGGCCCGTGCGCTCTACCCCGGGAATTCGACGATGACCCGGGCTTAG
- a CDS encoding mannose-1-phosphate guanylyltransferase/mannose-6-phosphate isomerase, whose amino-acid sequence MKTLILAGGSGTRLFPLSREHYPKQFIPLIDDESLFQKTVKRSLLFSSPQEIAIVTNTDHRFLVRDQLATIGCDCRVLVEPVGRNTLPAIYYGVREVTREDGLDTVAVLPSDHLITATGPFREAFRRAERLAKDHLVVFGVRPTSPHTGYGYIRPGETLGDGSTVDAFVEKPDLETAGRYVADGYLWNSGMFCFDAALFLSECETCAPEVARAFEQPLEEAYGATPALSIDYGIMEKTRRAAVVPLETDWSDVGNFDALYAALQKNGNGNAVRGEHIGIDSSENLIIADRLIATVGIHDLAIVETKDAILVAARDEAQRVGEIAKVLREKGDSRALFHTQVHRPWGSYTNLEEGQSYKIKRVTVPPNRRLSLQMHHHRSEHWVVVTGCAEVTIGNETSLLRNGESTFVPAGTVHRLANPGLLPLELIEVQIGEYTGEDDIIRFEDDFERT is encoded by the coding sequence ATGAAGACGCTCATTCTTGCAGGCGGGAGCGGCACCCGCCTCTTCCCGCTCTCGAGGGAACACTACCCGAAACAGTTCATCCCGCTGATCGACGATGAGTCTCTCTTCCAGAAGACCGTGAAGAGATCGCTCCTCTTCTCCTCCCCGCAGGAGATCGCCATCGTCACGAACACCGATCATCGGTTCCTGGTCCGGGACCAGCTCGCGACCATCGGGTGCGACTGCCGGGTCCTCGTGGAGCCGGTGGGCAGGAACACCCTGCCGGCGATCTACTACGGCGTCCGGGAGGTCACCCGGGAGGACGGGCTCGATACGGTCGCGGTGCTCCCCTCGGACCACCTGATCACCGCGACCGGGCCGTTCCGCGAGGCCTTCCGCCGGGCGGAGCGGCTCGCGAAGGACCACCTGGTGGTCTTCGGGGTGCGGCCGACCTCGCCCCACACCGGATACGGCTATATCCGGCCCGGAGAGACTCTCGGGGACGGCTCAACCGTGGACGCCTTCGTCGAGAAGCCCGATCTCGAGACCGCCGGGAGGTATGTCGCCGACGGCTACCTCTGGAACTCCGGTATGTTCTGTTTCGATGCCGCTCTCTTCCTTTCCGAGTGCGAAACGTGCGCACCGGAGGTGGCCAGGGCGTTCGAGCAGCCCCTCGAGGAGGCATACGGTGCAACTCCGGCCCTCTCCATCGACTACGGGATCATGGAGAAGACCCGGCGGGCGGCGGTCGTGCCGCTTGAGACCGACTGGAGCGACGTGGGGAATTTCGACGCCCTCTACGCCGCCCTCCAGAAGAACGGGAACGGCAACGCGGTCAGGGGCGAGCATATCGGGATCGACTCCTCCGAGAACCTGATCATCGCCGACCGGTTGATTGCCACCGTCGGGATTCACGACCTTGCCATCGTCGAGACGAAGGACGCGATCCTGGTCGCTGCCCGGGACGAGGCCCAGCGGGTGGGCGAGATCGCAAAGGTCCTCCGCGAGAAGGGGGACTCTCGTGCACTCTTCCACACGCAGGTCCACCGGCCCTGGGGCTCCTACACGAACCTCGAGGAGGGACAGTCGTATAAGATCAAGCGGGTCACCGTCCCCCCGAACCGCCGCCTCTCCCTCCAGATGCACCACCACCGCTCCGAGCACTGGGTGGTCGTCACCGGGTGCGCCGAGGTGACGATCGGCAACGAGACCTCACTCCTCCGGAACGGCGAGTCGACCTTCGTCCCGGCGGGAACGGTCCACCGGCTCGCGAACCCCGGCCTTCTGCCGCTCGAACTGATCGAGGTCCAGATCGGGGAGTATACCGGCGAGGACGACATCATCAGGTTCGAGGACGATTTCGAGCGGACGTGA
- a CDS encoding SDR family oxidoreductase has translation MRYIVTGGAGFIGSNLAERLARDGHEVVIIDDVSTGRHENIEHLSAHHRVTFIEGSVTDLALLVDACAGADGIFHQAAVASVPRSVANPLETNEVNVTGTLNVLSAAKECGVPAVVAASSSAIYGDDPVFPKREAMAPRPLSPYAVSKLAGEYYGKVFSDLYGIRTVFLRYFNVFGPRQDPNSEYAAVIPKFVTRLLDGKPPIVYGDGEQTRDFIFVEDVVRANVQAMGGDASGVFNIAGGRRISLNELAATLSEITGIHRRPVYEPPRSGDVRDSLADISRAHEAFGFSPRCTLEAGLRETVTWFGDGGR, from the coding sequence ATGCGTTACATCGTCACGGGCGGGGCGGGGTTCATCGGCTCCAACCTCGCAGAGCGGCTGGCACGCGACGGCCACGAAGTCGTGATCATCGACGATGTCTCCACCGGGCGGCACGAGAATATCGAGCACCTTTCCGCCCATCACCGGGTGACATTCATCGAGGGGAGCGTCACCGACCTCGCCCTGCTCGTCGACGCCTGTGCCGGGGCGGACGGCATCTTCCACCAGGCGGCCGTCGCCTCTGTTCCCCGTTCCGTGGCAAACCCCCTGGAGACGAACGAGGTGAACGTGACCGGGACCTTAAACGTTCTATCGGCCGCAAAGGAGTGCGGCGTTCCGGCGGTCGTGGCGGCTTCCTCCTCGGCGATCTACGGCGACGACCCGGTCTTCCCCAAACGCGAGGCGATGGCGCCGAGACCGCTCTCCCCCTATGCGGTCTCAAAACTTGCGGGTGAATACTACGGGAAGGTCTTCTCCGACCTCTACGGCATCCGGACGGTATTCTTGCGCTACTTCAACGTCTTCGGCCCCCGGCAGGACCCGAACTCCGAGTATGCGGCGGTGATCCCGAAGTTCGTCACCCGTCTGCTCGATGGGAAGCCGCCGATCGTCTACGGCGACGGGGAGCAGACCCGGGACTTCATCTTCGTTGAGGATGTCGTCCGGGCGAACGTTCAGGCGATGGGGGGCGACGCCTCCGGTGTCTTCAACATCGCCGGGGGCCGCCGGATCAGCCTCAACGAACTTGCCGCGACTCTCTCGGAGATCACCGGCATACACCGCCGGCCGGTATACGAACCGCCGCGGTCGGGAGATGTGCGTGACTCGCTCGCCGACATATCCCGGGCCCATGAAGCCTTCGGTTTTTCTCCCCGTTGCACGCTTGAAGCGGGGCTCCGCGAGACGGTGACCTGGTTTGGGGATGGCGGTCGATAA